A single genomic interval of Acidobacteriota bacterium harbors:
- a CDS encoding TetR family transcriptional regulator → MAVRLTREQIIEAARPLFARHGLKKTSLSDIARRLGVTKAALYYHFPGGKVEIADAALAEEEAKVLEAMRRAVEGERDPRRQLRALLLARVAHLEELRQVLEVTGEVADEFAELYERSERRFNQEEQAMLEAILRRGQREGLFRRANVRRLARGLQTALRRVHVDLVYHREEDEDPERAADEMLDLLLYGIAEPASRGRGRRG, encoded by the coding sequence ATGGCCGTTCGGCTGACGAGGGAGCAGATCATCGAGGCGGCGCGGCCGCTGTTCGCCCGGCACGGGCTCAAGAAGACGTCGCTGAGCGACATCGCGCGGCGGCTCGGCGTCACCAAGGCGGCGCTCTACTACCACTTCCCCGGGGGCAAGGTGGAGATCGCCGACGCGGCGCTCGCCGAGGAGGAGGCGAAGGTCCTCGAGGCGATGCGCCGGGCCGTCGAGGGGGAGCGCGATCCGCGCCGACAGCTCCGGGCGCTCCTCCTCGCCCGCGTCGCCCACCTCGAGGAGCTGCGGCAGGTGCTCGAGGTCACCGGGGAGGTCGCCGACGAGTTCGCGGAGCTCTACGAGCGCAGCGAGCGCCGCTTCAACCAGGAAGAGCAGGCGATGCTCGAAGCGATCCTCCGCCGCGGCCAGCGCGAGGGGCTGTTCCGCCGCGCCAACGTCCGCCGGCTCGCTCGCGGGCTGCAGACGGCGCTCCGGCGCGTCCACGTCGATCTCGTCTACCACCGCGAGGAGGACGAGGATCCCGAGCGCGCCGCCGACGAGATGCTCGACCTGCTGCTGTACGGCATCGCGGAGCCGGCCTCGCGCGGCCGGGGGAGGCGCGGATGA